The genomic stretch ATCTTCGACTTCATCACGATCGTGGCGCGCTCCGAGGCAACGCTCCTTCTCGATGACCGCCCGCTACCTGGCCACTGCACCACGGGGCCTGCGGACGGGTTGCCGCGCGCCATGGGGGATCCCGATCCTGCGTGGGTCATCCATCGCTGCCAGCTCAGCTTTGCCGACGTGAGCGTGCTGCCGACACTGACCGTGCGTCCGGTAGACGAGCACCCCAAGAACGGGATCCAGGACGGCGACGGAGTGCACACGCTGACGGCGGACTCCGAGGTCGGGTTGATCGTGTCCGGGTTCGACCGCTTCGTGAGCTACGCGTACGCCGGTGGTCTCGACCTCAAGCCCCTGCTGTAGCGTAGAAGTCAGCCGGCGTCGGTGGGTGGATCTGGCTCGCGGGCCGAGGCCTTGAACAGTCCGAAATTCGAGATGGCCAGAGCGGGCCGGGAAGTCTGCAGCGACACCCGCAGCTTGCGCACACGCAACTCGGGGAAGCGCAACAGCCGCTTGTAGCCGATGGTCGTGCCCGTCACGACGTGGCTCCACTGCCCTTCACGCTCCACCTCGACGCGAAAATGCTTCACGCGCTGGCCAAGCCAAATCGGTTCCTGGAGCATCAGGCGGTCGAACGTCTGCACCTCGGGCAGTTCCACGACCAGCGCAGCCTCTTGGGTGCCGTCATCCGTGGCCCAGTAGCTGTCGAGGTCCGGGTCGATGATCTTCTCGGGTCCAAAACGTGCGTGGCCCGAGCGTGTGTTGGAAGCGGACGCCGTGGCGCCGCGCGCCAGATTCGTCGTGAAGCTCTCGTCGAGGATCGATCTCATTTCAAGCAGGTTGGCGGCGTCGGTTTCGTGGATGAGCCCTCGTCGATCGGGCGGCAGGTTGAGCAGCAAGGTGCAATTGCGGCCCACGCTCCGATAGTACAGGTCCACCAGCTCCGCCGGGCTCTTGACCTTGGTGTCTTCTTTCTTGTGATAGAACCAGCCGGGGCGGATCGACACATCGCATTCGCCTACGACCCAGTGCTTGCCCTCGGGATCGCCACGACCCAGGTACGCGCCCTGGCCCCGGCCTCCGACGGTGACCTTGCCGCGGTCCATGGTCGACCAGCACGTGGTTGGAGCTATGCCCTTTTCGTTGCCGATCCAACGCACGTCGGGGCCTTGGTCCGAGAACATCACGGCCTTGGGCTGGAGCTTGCGGACCAGTGCTCGGTAGGCCGCGAAATCGTACTCCATGTCCTTGGCGTTCTTGCCCTTGGCCCCGTCCATCCAGACCTCGGCAACGGGTCCGTAGCCCACGAGCAGCTCCTTCAGCTGCGCGAGGTAAAAACGGTTGTAGTCCTTGGTGCCGTAGGAGGGCTCGTGCATGTCCCAGGGTGATAGGTAGATACCTAGCTTGACGCCCGCCTTCTGACACGCCTTCGAAAGCTCCGCGACCACGTCGCCACGGCCGCCTTTCCAAGGCGCGCGCTTGACCGAGTGCTCGGTCTGCGAGGACGGCCACAGGC from Pseudomonadota bacterium encodes the following:
- a CDS encoding alpha-L-fucosidase, with the protein product MPAHAAQQPAQAPVKPVELAPTAVTPTPEQVAYQRQELIGFIHFGVNTFTDREWGKGAEKPAIFNPSELDTHQWAELAKKAGMGTLIITAKHHDGFCLWPSSQTEHSVKRAPWKGGRGDVVAELSKACQKAGVKLGIYLSPWDMHEPSYGTKDYNRFYLAQLKELLVGYGPVAEVWMDGAKGKNAKDMEYDFAAYRALVRKLQPKAVMFSDQGPDVRWIGNEKGIAPTTCWSTMDRGKVTVGGRGQGAYLGRGDPEGKHWVVGECDVSIRPGWFYHKKEDTKVKSPAELVDLYYRSVGRNCTLLLNLPPDRRGLIHETDAANLLEMRSILDESFTTNLARGATASASNTRSGHARFGPEKIIDPDLDSYWATDDGTQEAALVVELPEVQTFDRLMLQEPIWLGQRVKHFRVEVEREGQWSHVVTGTTIGYKRLLRFPELRVRKLRVSLQTSRPALAISNFGLFKASAREPDPPTDAG